A single genomic interval of Pseudomonadota bacterium harbors:
- a CDS encoding DNA-3-methyladenine glycosylase I yields MAKRGAVAGEDGRERCPWCLGGEGYVAYHDEEWGVPVRDDARLFECLTLESAQAGLSWITILRKREGYRRAFAGFDPVKVARYTPKRVEKLLQDASIVRHRAKIEAAIGNARAFLDVQARYGSFANWQWDFVDGEPIRNSWKHTGQVPASTALSDRFAKALKAEGFTFLGTTTVYAHMQATGMVKDHLQSCFRYGEV; encoded by the coding sequence ATGGCGAAGCGAGGCGCAGTAGCTGGAGAAGATGGGCGCGAGCGTTGCCCCTGGTGTCTCGGGGGCGAGGGCTACGTGGCTTACCACGATGAGGAGTGGGGAGTGCCCGTGCGCGATGACGCCCGCCTATTCGAGTGCCTGACCCTAGAGAGCGCCCAAGCGGGGCTCAGTTGGATCACCATCCTGCGCAAGCGTGAGGGCTATCGCCGCGCCTTCGCTGGTTTCGACCCGGTGAAAGTGGCGCGCTATACGCCGAAGCGCGTAGAGAAGCTCCTGCAGGACGCCTCAATCGTGCGTCACCGGGCCAAGATCGAAGCCGCTATCGGCAACGCGCGCGCCTTCCTCGACGTGCAGGCGCGTTACGGTAGCTTCGCCAACTGGCAGTGGGATTTCGTCGATGGCGAACCCATTCGCAACAGCTGGAAACACACCGGCCAAGTGCCCGCCAGCACCGCCCTGTCCGACCGGTTCGCCAAGGCCCTCAAGGCGGAGGGATTTACGTTTCTTGGGACCACCACGGTCTACGCCCACATGCAGGCGACCGGCATGGTGAAAGACCACCTCCAGTCCTGCTTCCGCTACGGTGAGGTGTGA
- a CDS encoding MAPEG family protein: protein MPIHIPLITGLYAGLCTLLMLVLGARVSMNRRRHKVGVGTGGNRDLELAVRAHGNAVETIPVALLLLLLFELNGAAAWAVHAAGAVFTIARIAHASGLSSSAGVTQRRFLGMAVTWGVMAVIAVALVVQAVGGWLG, encoded by the coding sequence ATGCCCATTCATATTCCGCTCATCACCGGTCTCTACGCCGGCCTTTGCACGCTCCTGATGCTGGTGCTAGGCGCGCGCGTGAGCATGAACCGACGGCGCCACAAAGTGGGCGTGGGCACGGGTGGCAACCGCGACCTGGAGCTGGCCGTCCGCGCCCATGGCAACGCCGTCGAGACCATTCCCGTGGCGCTGCTCTTACTCCTGCTGTTCGAGCTCAACGGCGCGGCGGCGTGGGCAGTGCACGCGGCTGGGGCGGTCTTCACGATCGCGCGGATCGCTCACGCATCGGGACTGAGCAGCTCCGCTGGCGTGACCCAACGCCGTTTCCTGGGGATGGCCGTGACCTGGGGCGTGATGGCCGTCATCGCCGTCGCGCTCGTCGTGCAAGCGGTCGGGGGCTGGCTCGGCTAG
- a CDS encoding VOC family protein, with protein MKEPSGVALQALRPFHLALPVHDLAEAQAFYGDLLGCSCGRTGLRWIDFDFFGHQLTVHLTDTQVGPESTNPVDGEQVPTRHFGVVLAIPAWDALAARLSAAQTSFLIAPTTRFAGTGAEQRTMFFRDPSGNALEFKAFADDRQIFATD; from the coding sequence GTGAAGGAGCCTTCGGGCGTGGCGCTCCAGGCGCTGCGCCCGTTCCACCTCGCCCTGCCCGTGCACGACCTAGCCGAGGCTCAGGCGTTCTACGGCGACCTCTTAGGTTGCTCCTGTGGCCGCACCGGCTTGCGGTGGATAGACTTCGACTTCTTTGGCCACCAGCTCACGGTGCACCTAACAGATACGCAAGTCGGCCCTGAGTCGACCAACCCCGTCGATGGCGAACAGGTACCGACGCGTCACTTTGGCGTAGTCCTCGCGATTCCCGCTTGGGATGCCCTCGCCGCGCGCCTGAGCGCCGCTCAAACGAGCTTCCTGATCGCTCCGACCACCCGCTTCGCCGGCACCGGTGCAGAGCAGCGAACGATGTTCTTTCGCGACCCCAGCGGCAACGCCCTGGAATTCAAAGCCTTCGCGGACGACAGGCAGATCTTCGCCACCGATTAA
- a CDS encoding DNA topoisomerase I, which translates to MPKHLVVVESPAKAKTLKKFLGKDYDVLASYGHVRDLVPKEGAVDPANDFAMRYEVIERNQKHVDAIARALKKADALYLATDPDREGEAISWHLAELLGERGLLEDRDVQRVVFHEITERAIQDAVANPKGLSLELVDAYKARRALDYLVGFNLSPLLWRKIRGGLSAGRVQSPALRMIVERELEIEKFVSREYWSIESRLDKNSTNFIARLTEFNGTKVEQFTFTDAEGTMRAVKAIEDAAAGEMMVANVTKKQRRRNPAPPFTTSTMQQEASRKLGFGAQRTMRTAQKLYEGIDIGQGSVGLITYMRTDSVSLAQEALTELREVITGRYGASEVPESPRAFKTKSKNAQEAHEAIRPTSSARIPADLRQYLDDDQFRLYELIWKRTVACQMEQALYDTVSVDLAAGPHKLRASGSTLVKPGFLAVYQEGQDDMVEEGDRILPPLEKGDAVKLIEMLPEQHFTEPPPRYTEASLVKALEEHGIGRPSTYASIISTLVSREYVELERRRFTPTDVGRVVARFLTEHFERYVDYDFTARLEDELDDVSRGERDWVPLMHAWWKAFKEQVDQGKDIDRSQAIQAREIGTDPKSGRPVSVRLARYGPVVQIGTKDDEEKPKFAGLRPGQKMETITLEEALELFKLPRNLGETPEGEAVSTNIGRFGPYVKYGSKYVSIKEDDDPYTIELPRALELIAQKKHEDANRTIADFGVDNIKILRGRYGPYITDGKKNAKVPKDREPESLTLEECQELITAAPERGKRRGASKKTKAATAVAATAANDDDAGGRQREAARRKTTTTRKKTATKKKAASKKKTTSKKKAASKKKTAAKKKTAKSSSDGE; encoded by the coding sequence ATGCCAAAGCACCTGGTCGTCGTCGAGTCCCCGGCGAAAGCCAAGACCCTGAAGAAATTTCTGGGCAAGGACTACGACGTACTCGCCTCCTACGGTCACGTCCGTGACCTCGTGCCCAAGGAAGGTGCCGTCGATCCGGCGAATGACTTCGCTATGCGCTACGAGGTAATCGAGCGCAACCAGAAGCACGTGGACGCAATCGCACGTGCCCTGAAGAAGGCTGACGCCCTGTACCTCGCCACTGACCCGGACCGCGAAGGGGAAGCCATCTCCTGGCACCTTGCGGAACTGCTGGGCGAACGTGGCCTACTGGAAGACCGCGACGTCCAGCGCGTAGTTTTCCACGAGATCACCGAGCGCGCGATCCAAGACGCGGTGGCCAATCCCAAGGGTCTCTCCCTCGAGCTGGTAGACGCCTACAAGGCACGGCGCGCCCTGGACTACCTGGTCGGCTTCAACCTCTCGCCCCTGCTCTGGCGCAAGATTCGCGGCGGCTTGTCCGCCGGGCGCGTGCAGAGCCCGGCGCTGCGCATGATCGTAGAGCGCGAGCTCGAGATCGAGAAGTTCGTTTCGCGCGAGTACTGGTCGATCGAGTCGCGCCTCGACAAAAACTCAACCAATTTCATCGCCCGCCTAACGGAATTCAACGGTACTAAGGTGGAGCAGTTCACCTTCACCGATGCCGAAGGCACGATGAGGGCTGTAAAGGCGATTGAGGACGCCGCCGCCGGCGAAATGATGGTGGCCAACGTCACCAAGAAGCAGCGCCGCCGCAACCCCGCGCCGCCCTTCACAACCTCGACGATGCAGCAGGAGGCCTCGCGCAAGCTCGGCTTCGGCGCCCAGCGCACCATGCGCACGGCGCAAAAGCTGTACGAGGGCATCGACATCGGCCAGGGCTCTGTGGGTCTGATCACCTACATGCGTACGGACTCCGTCTCCCTCGCCCAGGAGGCGCTTACGGAGCTGCGCGAGGTGATCACCGGTCGCTACGGCGCCAGCGAGGTCCCCGAGTCGCCACGTGCCTTCAAGACGAAATCGAAGAATGCCCAGGAGGCGCACGAGGCCATTCGCCCAACCTCTTCGGCCAGAATTCCGGCAGACCTGCGCCAGTACCTAGACGACGATCAGTTCCGTCTCTACGAGCTGATCTGGAAGCGCACGGTGGCATGTCAGATGGAGCAGGCGCTCTACGACACGGTCAGCGTCGACCTCGCCGCCGGCCCGCACAAGCTTCGTGCCAGCGGCTCCACCCTGGTCAAACCCGGCTTCCTCGCCGTGTATCAGGAAGGCCAGGATGACATGGTGGAGGAGGGCGATCGCATCCTGCCGCCGCTCGAGAAGGGCGACGCGGTGAAGCTAATCGAGATGTTGCCGGAGCAACACTTCACCGAGCCACCGCCGCGCTACACGGAAGCCTCGCTAGTGAAGGCGCTGGAAGAGCACGGTATCGGCCGTCCCTCCACCTACGCGTCGATCATCTCCACTCTGGTCTCTCGCGAGTACGTGGAGCTGGAACGTCGCCGTTTCACGCCCACGGATGTGGGTCGGGTGGTCGCGCGATTCCTCACCGAGCACTTCGAGCGCTACGTGGATTACGACTTCACGGCACGGCTCGAAGACGAGCTCGACGATGTCTCCCGCGGCGAGCGCGACTGGGTGCCGCTCATGCACGCCTGGTGGAAGGCGTTCAAGGAGCAGGTGGACCAAGGCAAGGACATCGACCGCAGCCAGGCCATCCAAGCCCGCGAGATCGGCACGGATCCGAAGAGCGGTCGTCCCGTGAGCGTGCGCCTCGCCCGCTACGGACCAGTGGTGCAGATCGGCACCAAGGACGATGAGGAGAAGCCGAAGTTCGCCGGCCTGCGGCCGGGCCAGAAAATGGAGACGATCACCCTCGAGGAAGCACTCGAGCTGTTCAAGCTGCCGCGCAATCTAGGGGAGACTCCAGAGGGCGAGGCGGTCTCCACGAATATCGGGCGCTTCGGCCCCTACGTGAAGTACGGCAGCAAGTACGTCTCGATCAAGGAAGACGACGACCCCTACACGATCGAGCTTCCCCGGGCCCTCGAGCTCATCGCCCAGAAGAAGCACGAGGACGCGAACCGCACCATCGCCGACTTTGGTGTCGACAACATCAAGATCCTGCGTGGCCGCTACGGTCCCTACATCACCGACGGCAAGAAGAACGCCAAGGTGCCCAAGGACCGAGAGCCCGAGTCGCTGACGCTCGAGGAATGCCAGGAGCTCATCACGGCGGCTCCCGAACGCGGTAAGCGGCGCGGCGCCAGCAAGAAGACTAAGGCGGCGACCGCGGTGGCCGCCACCGCGGCGAATGACGACGACGCCGGTGGCCGTCAGCGCGAGGCCGCACGTCGCAAGACCACCACCACGCGCAAGAAGACGGCGACCAAGAAAAAGGCCGCTTCGAAGAAGAAGACGACCAGCAAGAAAAAGGCCGCGAGCAAGAAGAAGACCGCGGCGAAGAAAAAAACCGCCAAGTCGTCGAGCGACGGCGAGTGA
- a CDS encoding DUF494 domain-containing protein — protein sequence MKEDVLDVLMYLFEAYLDADPQPEPDRDALRGELEKAGFGRLEIDHALEWLDGLSEETADDGAHPVTDRAIRVFSDEECERLDVQCRGYLLYLEHVGILSAAQRELTIDRIMALGSEVDVEQIKWVVLLVLFTQPGQEVAYARMEDLIFEEGTAIVH from the coding sequence ATGAAGGAAGACGTTCTCGACGTCCTGATGTATTTGTTCGAGGCCTATCTCGACGCTGATCCACAGCCCGAGCCAGACCGCGACGCACTGCGCGGAGAGCTGGAGAAAGCCGGCTTTGGCCGCCTAGAGATCGACCATGCCCTAGAGTGGTTGGATGGTCTCAGCGAAGAGACCGCCGATGACGGGGCGCACCCCGTCACTGATCGCGCCATTCGCGTTTTCAGCGACGAGGAATGCGAGCGTCTGGACGTTCAATGCCGCGGCTACTTACTCTACCTTGAGCACGTGGGCATTCTCTCCGCCGCCCAACGCGAACTCACGATTGACCGCATTATGGCCCTCGGTAGCGAGGTCGATGTGGAGCAAATCAAGTGGGTTGTGCTGCTCGTCCTCTTCACCCAGCCGGGCCAGGAAGTGGCCTATGCGCGGATGGAGGACTTGATTTTCGAAGAGGGAACGGCAATCGTCCATTGA
- the dprA gene encoding DNA-processing protein DprA: MDANDLSARASDHITAWLLLAATPGITRRLPAIRRELDDPLSLWTQPRSVWQALGLGAKACRWLARPDRACADSTLRWLRANPEKRRVLTCIDDAYPQLLLATADPPLLLLSEGPSSGLAEPMLAMVGSRQASPPGVELANSFAHTLAGAGFTIISGLAHGIDGASHRGALSAGGRTVAVLATGPDRVYPPDHHALSQAIANRGQLLSEFTPGTPALRHHFPQRNRIIAGAAVGTLVVEAAERSGSLITARLANEAGREVFAIPGSVRCPTTRGCHLLLRDGAVLVERPDDVVHALPALLGALCPAPERAATSGSSGPELADTLPPQSGKVIDNLGHDPATIEQIAARSGLTTETLCSILPALEVRGFACRFADGRYALLSRQE; encoded by the coding sequence ATGGACGCGAACGATCTTTCCGCGCGTGCGAGTGACCACATCACCGCTTGGCTGTTGCTGGCGGCAACACCGGGTATCACCCGCCGCTTGCCCGCCATTCGCCGTGAGCTCGACGATCCTCTCAGCCTGTGGACCCAACCGCGCAGCGTCTGGCAGGCCCTCGGGTTAGGCGCGAAGGCCTGCCGCTGGCTGGCGCGACCCGACCGCGCGTGCGCGGACAGCACCCTGCGCTGGCTCCGAGCAAACCCAGAGAAGCGCCGCGTACTGACCTGCATAGATGACGCCTACCCGCAGCTGCTGCTCGCCACCGCCGATCCGCCCCTCCTCCTCTTGAGCGAAGGCCCCAGCAGCGGCCTTGCTGAGCCCATGCTGGCCATGGTGGGTTCGCGCCAGGCATCGCCTCCCGGCGTGGAGCTCGCCAACAGCTTTGCGCACACACTAGCCGGGGCGGGGTTTACGATTATCAGCGGGCTTGCGCACGGCATCGACGGAGCCAGCCACCGCGGGGCACTGAGTGCAGGCGGCCGCACGGTGGCGGTACTCGCCACCGGCCCCGACCGCGTCTATCCGCCAGATCATCATGCGCTGTCTCAGGCGATCGCGAACCGAGGCCAGCTCCTGAGCGAATTCACTCCGGGCACTCCAGCCCTGCGGCACCACTTCCCGCAGCGCAACCGCATCATCGCCGGCGCGGCCGTGGGCACCCTCGTCGTTGAGGCCGCCGAACGGTCCGGCAGTCTGATCACCGCCCGCCTCGCCAACGAAGCGGGCCGCGAGGTGTTTGCGATCCCTGGATCGGTGCGTTGCCCGACCACTCGCGGCTGCCATCTTCTGCTTCGCGACGGGGCGGTCTTGGTGGAACGACCCGACGACGTGGTACACGCGCTACCAGCGCTCCTCGGGGCCCTATGTCCCGCGCCAGAACGCGCCGCAACAAGCGGCTCCTCAGGGCCAGAACTCGCTGACACGTTACCGCCACAAAGTGGAAAGGTTATCGACAACTTAGGCCACGATCCCGCCACCATCGAGCAGATCGCCGCCCGCAGCGGATTGACGACGGAGACCCTTTGCTCCATCCTGCCGGCATTAGAAGTCCGAGGCTTCGCCTGCCGCTTTGCGGACGGCCGTTACGCCCTGCTCTCTCGCCAGGAATAA
- a CDS encoding LysM domain-containing protein encodes MRLVLIAASAAALAITSACGTFGGSSGEPEEAAPVARTYTPPPAPPRNQPAPPPVRQATSGGGGSRIPLADDAPDTYVVVRGDTLWDISEKFLAEPWRWPEIWYVNEQIENPHLIFPGDRLTLIYVDGVPQLRLDRGALAQSTLKLSPQIRRSSLDDAITTIPYEVIAPFLTRPTVLTKSQINRAPYLLQLQGEHLIGGQGLRAYVRGKGLSRGATFSLMHVGDRYVDPDTGRTLGREALYVGQAQVEREGDPATVLLTESTREALAGDILLPLDTDIPLYFYPTVPNERIQGSIVDVVDGVSLIGQYQVVVLNRGGDDGLQQGHVLEVFQRGEKVRDRFRGGPFNSVRLPQEYAGRVLVFRVLDEISYALVMSATSEMRVADIVRTPGEASDEELREERRMARRKKSAR; translated from the coding sequence ATGCGCCTGGTGTTGATCGCCGCCTCCGCGGCCGCCCTCGCTATCACCTCAGCATGCGGCACCTTCGGCGGTTCGTCCGGAGAGCCGGAAGAAGCGGCGCCGGTGGCACGCACCTACACGCCGCCGCCTGCCCCCCCGCGTAACCAACCGGCCCCGCCACCGGTGCGCCAGGCGACTAGCGGTGGCGGCGGTAGCCGTATTCCGCTCGCAGACGATGCACCGGATACCTACGTGGTGGTGCGCGGCGACACCCTGTGGGACATCTCCGAGAAATTTCTGGCAGAACCCTGGCGCTGGCCAGAGATTTGGTACGTCAACGAGCAAATCGAGAACCCGCACCTTATCTTTCCGGGTGATCGCCTGACGCTGATCTACGTCGACGGTGTGCCGCAGCTGCGCCTCGACCGCGGGGCACTTGCGCAATCGACGCTGAAATTGTCCCCCCAGATACGCCGTTCGTCGCTTGATGATGCGATCACGACCATCCCGTATGAAGTCATAGCCCCGTTCCTCACCCGACCGACGGTCCTCACCAAGAGTCAGATCAATCGAGCGCCCTACCTGCTGCAGCTCCAGGGCGAGCACCTGATCGGCGGCCAGGGGCTGCGTGCGTACGTCCGCGGAAAGGGCCTTTCCCGGGGAGCGACCTTCTCGCTCATGCACGTTGGGGACCGATACGTTGACCCAGACACGGGACGCACGCTCGGTCGCGAAGCCCTCTACGTCGGCCAAGCGCAAGTAGAGCGCGAGGGGGATCCGGCCACCGTGCTACTCACGGAAAGCACCCGCGAGGCGCTTGCCGGTGACATTTTGCTGCCCCTCGATACGGATATACCCCTGTACTTCTATCCGACGGTGCCCAACGAGCGCATCCAGGGGAGCATCGTAGATGTGGTCGACGGTGTATCGCTCATCGGTCAATACCAGGTGGTAGTGCTTAATCGCGGCGGCGATGATGGCTTGCAGCAGGGACACGTGCTCGAGGTCTTCCAGCGCGGCGAGAAGGTGCGCGATCGCTTCCGTGGCGGCCCCTTCAACAGCGTTCGCCTGCCTCAGGAGTACGCCGGGCGCGTCCTCGTGTTCCGGGTGTTGGACGAGATCAGCTACGCGCTGGTCATGAGCGCCACGAGCGAGATGCGCGTAGCAGATATCGTGCGTACGCCGGGCGAAGCCAGCGACGAGGAACTGCGCGAAGAGCGGCGGATGGCTCGCCGCAAGAAATCAGCCCGCTAG
- the def gene encoding peptide deformylase → MAILTILEYPDSRLRTKAQPIEQVDEGIRRLIDDMFETMYAAPGIGLAATQVNVHKRLLVADVTEDHSQPVTLINPQIIERDGVRTGEEGCLSVPGSYETVERAERIRVRALDRDGETFEMEAEGLLAVCIQHEMDHLEGKLFVDYLSELKRSRIRKRLEKSRKVAAASAG, encoded by the coding sequence ATGGCAATCCTCACGATACTTGAATATCCCGACAGTCGGCTGCGAACCAAAGCACAGCCTATCGAGCAGGTCGACGAGGGCATCCGTCGGTTGATCGACGACATGTTCGAGACCATGTACGCGGCCCCGGGAATCGGTCTCGCTGCCACCCAGGTGAATGTCCACAAGCGGCTGCTGGTTGCCGACGTCACCGAGGATCACTCTCAGCCAGTGACGCTCATCAATCCGCAGATCATCGAGCGCGACGGTGTACGTACCGGCGAGGAGGGGTGCCTGTCAGTGCCCGGATCTTACGAGACGGTCGAGCGCGCCGAGCGCATTCGCGTGCGAGCCCTAGATCGCGACGGTGAGACCTTCGAGATGGAGGCTGAGGGCCTGCTTGCGGTCTGCATTCAGCACGAGATGGATCACCTGGAAGGCAAACTCTTCGTGGACTACCTCTCGGAGCTCAAGCGCTCGCGCATTCGAAAGCGCTTGGAGAAGTCACGCAAGGTCGCTGCTGCGAGCGCTGGTTAG
- the fmt gene encoding methionyl-tRNA formyltransferase, with translation MTVPRIVFAGTPDFAVPTLEALVAAGLPVVGVYTQPDRRVGRGKKLQAPPVKQCAQAHDLPVYQPSRIRDDLSTLVALEPDVLVVVAYGQLLTQAVLDVPKRETLNVHASLLPRWRGAAPIQRAIEAGDSQTGVAIMRVVLELDAGPVYRVGETPIEATDTAASLHDRLAALGAPLLVETVQALRRSEYALEPKAQDVDNVTYAHKLSKAEAVINWREPALVLERRVRAFVPWPVCQTGLDEEVGPLRIWAASAISSPGHAPSLVPGTVSRQGREGIDVVTGDGLLRITRLQAPGRKPVSAAEFINATPLLHRRLK, from the coding sequence ATGACTGTGCCTCGCATCGTCTTCGCCGGGACGCCCGACTTCGCCGTGCCGACGCTGGAGGCGCTGGTGGCGGCCGGTTTGCCCGTGGTGGGCGTGTACACCCAACCTGACCGCCGCGTTGGGCGTGGCAAGAAGCTGCAGGCTCCGCCCGTCAAGCAGTGCGCCCAGGCGCACGATTTGCCCGTGTACCAGCCGTCGCGGATCCGCGACGACCTGTCGACCCTGGTCGCGTTGGAGCCCGATGTGCTGGTGGTGGTCGCTTACGGCCAGCTGCTCACCCAGGCGGTGCTCGACGTGCCCAAGCGCGAGACCCTCAACGTCCACGCTTCACTCCTGCCACGCTGGCGCGGGGCTGCCCCAATTCAACGGGCGATCGAAGCTGGCGACTCACAGACGGGCGTTGCCATCATGCGCGTGGTCTTGGAACTCGATGCGGGTCCTGTATATCGAGTGGGCGAAACACCGATCGAGGCGACGGACACAGCGGCGAGTCTGCACGATCGCCTCGCGGCGCTCGGCGCACCCTTGTTGGTCGAGACTGTGCAGGCGCTGAGGCGATCTGAGTACGCGTTGGAGCCGAAAGCGCAAGATGTTGACAACGTCACCTATGCGCACAAACTGAGCAAGGCGGAAGCCGTGATCAACTGGAGGGAGCCAGCGCTCGTCCTCGAGCGCCGCGTGCGCGCCTTTGTGCCCTGGCCCGTGTGTCAAACCGGTCTGGACGAGGAGGTGGGGCCCCTGCGGATCTGGGCCGCGAGTGCGATCTCATCCCCTGGCCATGCCCCGTCGCTGGTGCCGGGCACGGTCAGCAGGCAAGGCCGAGAGGGTATCGACGTGGTGACCGGTGATGGCCTTCTGAGGATCACCAGGCTCCAGGCGCCGGGCCGAAAGCCCGTCTCGGCCGCTGAGTTCATCAATGCGACGCCGCTGCTTCACCGACGCCTGAAGTGA
- the rsmB gene encoding 16S rRNA (cytosine(967)-C(5))-methyltransferase RsmB — protein sequence MRLLAARAVTGVSRDGRSLSRLLPEYATAIEAPRDRAFYRTLVFSTIRYWERYRFLLTKLLGKPLREDADLLEALLCVGLCQLEHLAVPAHAAVGETVAAARAELGKGPAGLVNAVLRRYDRERAALDAAVSAHPPAHHALAQWWLARWREDWPEDWPALALASRTQAPMWLRVNARRTTREQWLARAGLKARVHPTLSHALCLESAVDVHALPGFDEGEVSVQDAAAQYAAPALQAAPGARVLDACAAPGGKSAHLLETVPDVELLSIDVSAHRLEQVDETLARLRLCQSASSRRLAADAGDPQAWWDGRPFDRILLDAPCSASGVIRRHPDIKLLRRHDDLAQLANMQALLLRKLWPLLAPGGRLLYITCSVLKCENDAVVSDFLREMSDVEVERLTLYGARKTAYGCQIMSGEDDMDGFYYASLLKP from the coding sequence GTGCGACTGCTGGCGGCGCGAGCGGTGACGGGTGTGTCCCGCGACGGGCGCTCCCTAAGCCGCCTGCTTCCCGAGTATGCGACCGCCATCGAGGCTCCGCGCGATCGCGCTTTCTATCGAACCTTAGTCTTCAGCACCATACGCTACTGGGAGCGCTACCGCTTCCTGTTGACGAAACTGTTGGGCAAACCCCTGCGCGAGGACGCTGATCTGCTCGAGGCGCTCCTGTGCGTCGGATTGTGTCAGCTGGAGCACCTGGCGGTGCCCGCCCATGCCGCGGTGGGGGAGACGGTCGCGGCCGCGCGTGCTGAGCTTGGCAAGGGCCCTGCCGGACTCGTCAACGCCGTGCTGCGCCGCTACGACCGGGAACGCGCCGCGCTAGACGCCGCCGTGTCGGCACATCCACCCGCTCACCACGCGCTGGCGCAGTGGTGGTTAGCGCGCTGGCGTGAGGATTGGCCAGAGGACTGGCCAGCTTTGGCCCTGGCGTCGCGCACGCAGGCGCCCATGTGGCTGAGGGTCAATGCCCGGCGAACGACCCGCGAGCAGTGGTTGGCGCGAGCGGGGTTGAAGGCGCGTGTGCACCCCACCCTGAGCCACGCGTTATGCCTCGAGTCGGCAGTGGATGTGCACGCTCTGCCGGGCTTCGATGAGGGCGAGGTGTCGGTGCAAGACGCCGCTGCGCAGTATGCCGCGCCCGCGCTGCAAGCGGCGCCTGGGGCGCGCGTCCTCGACGCCTGCGCGGCGCCCGGGGGCAAGAGCGCTCACCTGCTGGAGACCGTGCCGGATGTCGAATTGCTGAGCATCGATGTCTCAGCTCACAGGCTGGAGCAGGTGGACGAGACGTTGGCGCGCTTGAGGTTGTGTCAGAGCGCAAGCAGTCGCCGTCTGGCGGCGGATGCTGGCGACCCCCAGGCATGGTGGGATGGCCGTCCATTCGATCGTATTTTGCTCGATGCGCCGTGCTCGGCTAGCGGGGTTATCCGGCGACATCCGGACATAAAGTTGTTGCGTCGTCACGACGACCTTGCGCAGCTGGCGAACATGCAGGCCTTGCTGTTGCGCAAACTGTGGCCCTTGCTCGCCCCTGGCGGGCGCTTGCTTTACATCACCTGTTCGGTGCTGAAGTGCGAAAACGATGCGGTGGTCAGCGATTTCTTGAGGGAAATGAGCGATGTTGAGGTGGAGCGTCTGACCCTCTATGGGGCGCGAAAAACAGCCTACGGGTGTCAAATCATGTCTGGAGAGGACGACATGGACGGCTTCTATTATGCTTCGCTGTTGAAACCCTGA
- a CDS encoding DUF4390 domain-containing protein, with the protein MTTAYAIATTLGLESAASQSTHGPSRVRYGWAVVGLLGWLLFGLLGVASTAEAAGNFEVRSAYTSLRDGVVFLNAQIHYDLPDGAEDALRSGVTLDLVIQIEVERNRRFLPDRTVASLRQRYTLSYHALSDRYVVRNVNSGEQGSFATLEDAREELGDLRDLPVIDDGLLRDGSAYEMRIRAVLDRQRLPVPISTLASLFDDWRLASNWFIWRLTSAD; encoded by the coding sequence ATGACCACTGCTTACGCAATCGCTACCACTCTCGGCCTTGAGTCCGCGGCGTCGCAATCGACGCACGGGCCGTCGCGTGTGCGCTACGGTTGGGCGGTGGTCGGACTTCTCGGGTGGCTGCTCTTCGGCCTGCTCGGCGTTGCCAGCACCGCCGAGGCTGCTGGCAACTTCGAGGTGCGCTCGGCCTACACGTCCTTGCGAGACGGGGTCGTTTTTCTCAACGCCCAGATCCACTACGACCTACCGGACGGCGCTGAAGACGCCCTGCGCAGCGGCGTGACCCTAGACCTGGTGATTCAGATTGAGGTGGAGCGGAATCGACGCTTCCTGCCCGATCGCACCGTGGCTAGCCTGCGCCAGCGCTACACCTTGTCCTACCATGCGCTTAGCGACCGCTACGTGGTTCGCAATGTGAACAGCGGGGAGCAGGGCTCCTTCGCCACGCTGGAGGACGCCCGCGAAGAACTCGGCGATCTGCGCGATCTGCCGGTGATCGACGACGGGTTACTGCGCGACGGATCCGCGTACGAAATGCGTATCCGCGCCGTGCTCGATCGGCAACGCCTGCCCGTGCCGATCAGCACCCTCGCCTCGCTGTTCGACGATTGGCGGCTGGCGAGTAATTGGTTCATATGGCGACTAACGTCCGCAGACTAA